In Anguilla rostrata isolate EN2019 chromosome 1, ASM1855537v3, whole genome shotgun sequence, a genomic segment contains:
- the znf106a gene encoding zinc finger protein 106 produces the protein MGKERKCILCDIVYNSKQEMDEHMRSMLHHRELENIKGRDCDHGCRVCRVSVAGLTAYAGHISSPLHKQRVEEEQERGAAAADGPEEEEYFDKELVQLIEKRKEQIRKEEEAAAKQAQEEEQRKLQQLNAERQWFQQGAPWGWPPPGFPSAPRGPGGANWRGPGDRRNSARGHQGGAWHHPSGGPRTWNQGNQDQSAPWRAEVPPLLQNWGRGGWGGKRGGYQGFSSKKKGGDALYSGFYWDPSATPYLDGMDSALAMDFTSDQLPQSGALDFSRAPHGCPDAPPGWEGGHQARRGAHQSREMPNGDRGKASGSKDRLYRWSPYPPAKLGDAPAQNEEGRSPAAGYGTVPSVQVKDLKLKFDFVLGTMQSQDPPGRSQAPPKSKEGPGKKQRQRKAGRVGGGRRDDQIQAAQKPAAPAEQAPEKASSTTSRPVPYQKPSRWDCEFPAPAKLFRRPGLDAGAPPGRRGSADTSAAGARTAPREEEEEGQEAESSECRAGRDWDGRRRNSGVTPPSFGNPGGPRRSSCPRDDSTGSGGPHPAQALSLQSVQVSTSTCDTPERPESPPRAEEEEEEEEEAAREGKSDREPAAQATDEGLGSDSDASRPGPAQPAGVPDLSKLGLPASLKRDLTRHMGPKGKAGAHEPNLNIARRIRNLSGARKAEAEKDSGLRPTLRQLISSAGARRNVNWDQVYQEVSRKKQEQEKGMPRFGIEMVTSVPFDPEGLDGGEEDLSEGYHWASICEPLSAVPGAGPRKRSLSESSVVGDRTSSALSLFASPAPPRDRPDGPQGVASRTPGMGAADAEKGAEPGEAIAGSVEGDSSCTSEAEQNDAQGLGKKRRAAGEIPSPEIPSLERKNKRMKVKCKKERSQVDQLLAVSLREEELSSSLQAVDSSLIQARAALQAAYMEVQRLLVVKQQVTMEMSTLRSQRIEILQGMQDGYSGSAPPGEKNSSMDTAAAANPAPAPAPGPAAVPFVAPSTSALLSPFSPNIPAFPPGQSSPALLPPVLQHAAPPASLSPAYPAAAPPHIKQEPTSPSQRSSPVENAHSAPYGTAPEPPLASSLTEPAQPRSSMFQSLSERRRASVSSLDSGTVSTESRLDRVREPCCPPQERGVLASRAGSFTVPEKPGVPLSRRRDSQTGAADRTEPPAETSTTGGTFPPPPAEPAVPAPPSPAQTEPRAGKRVRKLKKKRALRKSPGAEQPENSDTEQDGDVSSRPVRRIRCKRKAKGGEQVSTSTPAGAGQAQPQEEEGEEPRETPPPKPAAEQGGADSDDSSSLEMVELPQPGPLEVVAIDDSSDDETRPVAAEMAEAPPAPDALKAEAPNLACDEVSSTSELDTTARTKACASQTQPPPTTVRKAEVNSDVASEAGEEEEPSEGSFEGHQAAVNSLQIHGGQLFTCSGDRTVRAFHLASRKCVAVFEGHSSKVNCLLVSSGPGLQHRLYSGSSDKTIRCYSLKTQECVEQMSVPDRVLCLHSRWKVLYAGLANGNVVSFSLRSNRQLDVFECHGPRAVSCLVSAQEGARRLLLVGSYDCTISVRDAKNGLLLRTLEGHTKTVLCMKVVNDLVFSGSSDQSVQAHNIHTGELVRIYKGHSHAVTVVAILGKVMVTACLDKLVRVYELKSHDRLQVYGGHKDMVMCMAIHKSMIYTGCYDGSVQAVRLNLIQNYRCWWHGCSLIFGVREHLQQHVLSDHASPSFQTLKCRWRSCDAFFTVRNNTHEDVPLHMQSHVEADSKLEP, from the exons atggggaaggagaggaagtGCATTCTCTGTGACATCGTCTATAACTCCAAGCAG GAGATGGATGAGCACATGAGGAGCATGCTGCACCATCGAGAGCTGGAGAACATTAAAGGCCG GGACTGCGACCACGGGTGCCGCGTGTGCCGGGTGTCGGTGGCGGGCCTGACGGCCTACGCCGGGCACATCTCCAGCCCCCTGCACAAGCAGCgcgtggaggaggagcaggagcgcggcgccgccgccgccgacgggccggaggaggaggagtactTCGACAAGGAGCTGGTGCAGCTCATCGAGAAGCGCAAGGAGCAGATCCG gaAAGAAGAAGAGGCGGCAGCTAAGCAggcccaggaggaggagcagaggaagcTGCAGCAGCTCAATGCAGAGAGGCAGTGgttccagcagggggcgccctgGGGCTGGCCCCCCCCGGGTTTCCCCTCGGCGCCGAGGGGCCCGGGCGGGGCCAACTGGCGGGGCCCGGGCGACAGGAGGAACTCTGCAAGAGGACACCAAGGCGGGGCGTGGCACCACCCCAGCGGGGGACCGAGAACCTGGAACCAAGGCAACCAGGACCAGAGCGCCCCCTGGCGAGCGGAGGTCCCGCCGCTCCTGCAGAACTGGggcagaggaggatgggggggcAAACGAGGGGGTTACCAGGGCTTCTCCTCCAAAAAGAAGGGCGGCGACGCCCTTTATAGCGGGTTCTACTGGGACCCGAGCGCCACGCCCTACCTGGACGGGATGGACTCCGCGCTGGCCATGGACTTCACCAGCGACCAGCTGCCGCAGTCCGGCGCCCTCGATTTCAGCAGGGCGCCCCACGGCTGCCCGGACGCGCCcccggggtgggagggggggcaccaGGCCCGCCGGGGGGCGCACCAGAGCAGGGAGATGCCCAACGGAGACCGCGGCAAAGCCAGCGGCTCCAAAGACCGGCTGTACCGCTGGTCCCCCTACCCCCCGGCCAAGCTCGGGGACGCGCCGGCCCAGAACGAGGAGGGCAGGAGCCCGGCGGCCGGCTACGGGACCGTCCCGTCCGTGCAGGTGAAAGACCTGAAGCTGAAGTTTGACTTCGTGCTGGGCACCATGCAGTCCCAGGACCCCCCCGGGAGGAGCCAGGCCCCCCCCAAGAGCAAGGAGGGGCCGGGGAAGAAGCAGCGACAGCGGAAGGCAGGCCGCGTTGGCGGCGGCCGGCGGGACGACCAGATCCAGGCCGCGCAGAAGCCCGCCGCGCCCGCCGAGCAGGCCCCGGAGAAggcctcctccaccacctccaggCCCGTCCCGTACCAGAAGCCCTCCAGGTGGGACTGCGAGTTCCCCGCTCCCGCTAAGCTCTTCCGCCGGCCTGGGCTGGACGCGGGGGCGCCGCCGGGCAGGAGGGGGTCGGCCGACACGTCTGCAGCGGGGGCTCGCACGGCGccgagagaggaggaggaggaggggcaggaggcggagAGCTCGGAGTGCAGGGCGGGACGAGACTGGGACGGGAGGCGCAGGAACAGCGGGGTGACCCCGCCCTCGTTCGGCAACCCCGGCGGCCCCAGGCGCAGCTCCTGCCCCCGGGACGATTCGACGGGTTCCGGAGGCCCGCACCCCGCCCAGGCCCTGTCCCTGCAGTCTGTGCAGGTGAGCACGTCCACCTGCGACACCCCCGAAAGGCCGGAGTCCCCACCCcgggcagaggaagaggaggaggaggaggaggaggcggcccGCGAGGGGAAGAGCGACAGGGAGCCGGCGGCGCAGGCGACGGACGAGGGGCTGGGCTCGGACAGCGACGCGtcccgccccggccccgcccagcccgcGGGGGTGCCCGACCTGAGCAAGCTGGGCCTCCCCGCCTCCCTCAAACGGGACCTGACCCGCCACATGGGCCCCAAGGGCAAGGCCGGCGCCCACGAGCCCAACCTGAACATCGCCCGGCGGATCCGGAACCTGAGCGGGGCGCGCAAGGCCGAGGCCGAGAAGGACTCGGGCCTCAGGCCCACCCTCCGGCAGCTCATCAGCTCGGCCGGGGCCCGCCGAAACGTCAACTGGGACCAGGTGTACCAGGAGGTCAGCCGCAagaagcaggagcaggagaagggCATGcccag GTTTGGAATTGAGATGGTGACGTCGGTGCCCTTTGACCCGGAAGGCCTcgatgggggggaggaggatcTGTCGGAGGGGTACCACTGGGCCTCCATCTGTGAGCCTCTCTCCGCTGTCCCGGGGGCGGGCCCACGCAAGCGCAGCCTATCGGAGAGCAGCGTGGTGGGCGACCGCACCTCCAGCGCCCTCTCCCTGTTCGCgtcgcccgccccccccagggacCGTCCCGACGGGCCCCAGGGCGTCGCCTCGCGCACCCCCGGGATGGGCGCTGCGGACGCcgagaagggggcggagccgggggaaGCGATAGCCGGATCCGTGGAGGGGGACAGCAGCTGCACCTCGGAGGCGGAGCAGAACGACGCTCAGGGCCTGGGGAAGAAACGCAGAGCCGCAGGG GAAATTCCATCTCCAGAAATTCCCAGTTTGGAGCGGAAGAATAAACGGATGaaagttaaatgtaaaaaag AACGCTCGCAGGTGGACCAGCTGCTGGCGGTGTCGCtgcgggaggaggagctgagcaGCTCGCTGCAGGCCGTGGACAGCAGCCTGATCCAGGCCCGCGCCGCCCTGCAGGCCGCCTACATGGAGGTGCAGCGGCTGCTGGTCGTCAAGCAGCAg GTTACCATGGAGATGAGCACGCTGAGGTCCCAGCGCATCGAGATCCTGCAAGGCATGCAAG aTGGTTAcagtggctccgcccccccaggaGAGAAGAACAGCAGCATGGATACCGCTGCAGCCGCCaaccctgcccctgcccccgcccccggccctgCCGCTGTCCCCTTCGTTGCCCCCTCCACCTCCGCTCTGCTCAGCCCCTTTTCCCCAAACATCCCGGCGTTCCCCCCCGGCCAGTCCTCCCCAGCCTTACTGCCCCCTGTCCTGCAGCACGCTGCCCCGCCCGCCTCTCTGTCCCCCGCCTATCCCGCCGCGGCCCCCCCGCACATCAAGCAGGAGCCCACGTCCCCGAGCCAGAGGAGCTCCCCTGTAGAAAAcgcccacagcgccccctatggGACGGCACCAGAACCTCCACTCGCCTCCTCCCTCACAG agCCCGCCCAGCCCAGATCCTCCATGTTCCAGTCGCTAAGTGAGCGGCGTCGCGCTAGCGTTAGCTCTCTGGACAGCGGGACGGTGTCCACGGAGAGCAGGCTGGACCGCGTGAGGGAGCCCTGCTGCCCCCCGCAGGAGAGGGGTGTGCTGGCGTCCCGAGCTGGCTCTTTCACCGTCCCGGAGAAGCCGGGCGTCCCCCTGTCCCGACGGCGGGACTCCCAGACCGGGGCCGCGGACCGCACCGAGCCCCCCGCCGAAACCTCCACCACGGGCGGGAcgttccccccgccccccgccgagCCGGCcgtcccggccccgccctcccccgcccAAACCGAGCCCAGGGCCGGTAAGCGCGTGAggaagctgaagaagaagagggCGCTGAGGAAGAGCCCCGGGGCGGAGCAGCCCGAGAACAGCGACACGGAGCAGGACGGCGACGTCTCCTCGCGCCCCGTCCGCAGGATCAGGTGCAAGAGGAAGGCCAAGGGGGGGGAGCAGGTCAGCACCTCCACCCcggccggggcggggcaggcgcagccgcaggaggaggagggggaggagccccgGGAGACCCCGCCCCCGAAGCCCGCGGCGGAGCAGGGAGGGGCCGACAGCGACGACTCCTCCTCCCTGGAGATGGTGGAGCTCCCCCAGCCCGGGCCCCTCGAGGTGGTTGCCATCGACGACTCGTCCGACGACGAGACCCGGCCGGTTGCCGCGGAAATGGCCgaggcccccccggccccggaCGCTTTGAAGGCCGAGGCCCCGAACCTGGCCTGCGACGAGGTCAGCTCCACCAGCGAGCTGGACACCACCGCCAGAACCAAGGCCTGCGCCAG CCAAACCCAGCCACCCCCGACCACTGTGAGAAAAGCTGAGGTGAACTCAG acGTGGCCTCGGAggccggggaggaggaggagccctcGGAGGGCTCGTTTGAGGGGCACCAGGCGGCTGTGAACTCCCTGCAGATCCACGGCGGGCAGCTCTTCACCTGCTCGGGCGACCGCACCGTGCGAGCCTTCCACCTGGCG AGCCGGAAGTGCGTGGCGGTCTTCGAGGGCCACAGCTCCAAGGTGAACTGCCTGCTGGTGTCCAGCGGGCCGGGCCTGCAGCATCGGCTCTACTCCGGCTCCAGCGACAAGACCATCCGCTGCTACAGCCTCAAG ACTCAGGAGTGTGTGGAGCAGATGTCTGTGCCGGACCGGGTCCTGTGCCTGCACAGCCGCTGGAAGGTTCTGTACGCCGGCCTCGCCAACGGCAACGTGGTCAGCTTCAGCCTGAG GAGTAACCGGCAGCTGGACGTGTTCGAGTGCCACGGGCCGCGGGCAGTCAGCTGCCTGGTGTCGGCGCAGGAGGGAGCGCGGCGCCTCCTGCTGGTCGGGTCCTACGACTGCACCATCAGCGTGCGGGACGCCAAGAACGGCCTACTGCTGCGCACCCTGGAGGGGCACACCAAAACCGTGCTCTGCATGAAG GTGGTGAATGACCTGGTCTTCAGTGGGTCCAGCGACCAGTCGGTCCAAGCGCACAACATCCAC ACGGGGGAACTGGTGCGCATCTATAAGGGCCACAGCCACGCGGTTACCGTGGTAGCCATCCTGGGGAAGGTGATGGTGACGGCGTGTCTGGACAAGCTGGTGCGCGTCTACGAGCTGAAG tcccACGACCGGCTGCAGGTGTACGGCGGACACAAGGACATGGTGATGTGCATGGCCATCCACAAGAGCATG aTCTACACCGGCTGCTACGACGGAAGCGTGCAGGCCGTCAGACTGAACCTGATCCAGAACTACCGCTGCTGG TGGCACGGCTGCTCGCTGATCTTCGGCGTGCGGGAGCACCTGCAGCAGCACGTGCTCAGTGACCACGCCAGCCCCAGCTTCCAGACACTCAAGTGCCGCTGGAGGAGCTGCGACGCTTTCTTCACCGTGCGCAACAACACCCACGAG GACGTCCCCCTGCACATGCAGAGCCACGTGGAGGCCGACAGCAAGCTGGAGccctga